The Gloeocapsopsis sp. IPPAS B-1203 region GAGGAAACAGTAAACCAGTATTTCTTTGACTGAGTTGTCCTTGGCGTAGGGTTCGGTTGTAGTAAGTTTGCGTACTAGGAGAGATACTTTGATTAACAAGAGCGATCGCTTGTTGAATATATGCAGGTGGTCTTTGGGCATCACTTGCTTTTGTTACCTGCGTGCGACTAGCAATTTGATTACTTGCTGGTGTTCGCGTAGCAACTTGAGGACGATTAGGTGTACTGCAAACACTTGTAGTACCTTGCCCGCTGCGGACAACAGCACGGCATCCTGTAGAGCGTTCTGACAATACTACTGCACTAGGTGGTTCATAAACCTTAGTAGCACCAATACTGTAATCTGTTGGGTCGATGTGAGATTTACCAGAGTCCGACGTAGGGTTAGTAGCTGTTTTTTGGCTAGTAGTACGACGCGGTTGTGTCTGAACTGTGGGTACAGCAGGAGTTGATGCGTTAGGAACCGTAGAAGTAGCTGATGAAACTTCTGGCTTGACTGGAACTGCAGGAGAAGCTAGTTTTTGGCGCAATCTTTCGACTCTGGCTTGATGCGCATCGGCTGCTGGTGCTGTCGATAGGGCTGGTTGTGATTCCTTGATTGGAATAACTAGATCGATACTTTCCTGTGCAAATCCTGGTTTGTGACTGAGGAGGCTAACTATACCAAGAGTCAAACTTGGTAATAGCAGCGAGTGCCGCCGAAAATAAGATGAAGGCGTATTGGCATTTTCGTTCCGCTGGTTCATTCATTCCTCTCAGTTGCTGTTGGTTCGCCTTGGTGGAAAATTATACTGGTTTGTCTTGTCTCAGGGAAGAGGGGGTGATTAGTTTTGAGTTTTGAGTTTTGAGTTTTGAATTAAGAAAATACATTGATAAATCTGGGAAAAGTTTTGAATTGTTCGCTTTCCAAAGGCGCCGGAGGCAATTATTCTTAAGTTTTGTTAGCGTAGCGGTGCGTTAGCACGTTTTGAATTGAAGAAAATAACTCATAACTCAACACTCTTAATGAGTAACTCTCTTAGGCTCAACACTTCACACCTTCCCGTCTCCCAGTATCTCAGTTTTAAAAATCGGTTTCCTTGGTTTCCTCATAACCTAATCGAATTGCCCCGACTGGCAACAAGACTTCTGTACTATCTTGGTCTAGACGCACTCGCAAGTTGCCATTGACAGCGACGCCAATGATAATTCCTGAGTGCCCATTAATCGTAACAGTACGACCTATACTTGTCAGGAGTTGTTCGTAGGCTGGGAGGATTTCACTTCCTGCTTCGCATCCGGCTGTTATTCCCAAAATTGTTGCTGCTGCAAGCATTTCTAAAGAAGTTATGGCTGTTTCGGTTTGATGCATCACAAATGAGCGCAAATTTATTCCTGTTTTGGGAACAGAGTTAGCCCAATTAATGCCAACGCCGATAACAGCTTGAGTGATTTTTCCCTCACAAATTTTAGTTTCAGTTAAAATTCCACCAAGTTTGCGTCCACATAAAATCAAATCATTAGGCCACTTCAAGGTGACAGGAATACCGCGATCGCGTAAAGCAGTCGCAATTCCCCAAGCGCTACTCATTGTCAATTGATAGCTGCGAACAGCATCAATTTGAGGGGCGATCGCATAAGAAAGATATAACCCTCCTTCTCCAGAAGTCCATTGGCGCCCCCATTGTCCTCGTCCTGCAGTTTGCTGTTGTGCGATCGCAACTGTAGCTGGTTTAGCTCCCTGGCTCAACAGTTGCCATAAAATTGTGTTTGTTGAGGAAACAGATTTGTAGAGATGTATAGAATAGCGCTGCAATGCTTCTCGATCGACAGCTGTTAAAATTGCTTCCAACTGTTGCTGATTCAAACTCAGAACGTCTCCCTAGCTGTAAAGTAGGTTAACTAACATTGAATATTTAGTGAGGTAGGCTTCCAGTCTGCCATCTCGATGCAAGATTTGACTTGCTGAGTTATCCACCTACTAGTTGTAGTTATAACTAAATAATATTGTTTGATACATACTTTAGTAGACTAATCAATGCATACTTGGCACTGGCAAACTTGGGAAGGCTTACCCTATCTTACCTGTAGTATTTTAGAACCTTGGGCACATGGCTTTTTTACCCAGCAGTTTTGGTCGCGTTCTCCCGCAGAACTTGTGGAGGTATTGCAACCAACTGCAGAAGTTTATCGAGTAAAACAGGTGCATGGCAACGTTGTGCTAACTCCCTCAGAAATTACCCAAACAGCAAGTGCAGAAGAATCTTTACTACCAGCTGATGGCGTTGTGACAGAACAAGCAGTGCAGTCAGCGTGGGTAGCTAGTGCTGATTGTACTCCTGTGTTGATCGCTGATGCTCACACTGGGCAAGTTGCAGCAGTACATGCTG contains the following coding sequences:
- a CDS encoding M23 family metallopeptidase, with protein sequence MNQRNENANTPSSYFRRHSLLLPSLTLGIVSLLSHKPGFAQESIDLVIPIKESQPALSTAPAADAHQARVERLRQKLASPAVPVKPEVSSATSTVPNASTPAVPTVQTQPRRTTSQKTATNPTSDSGKSHIDPTDYSIGATKVYEPPSAVVLSERSTGCRAVVRSGQGTTSVCSTPNRPQVATRTPASNQIASRTQVTKASDAQRPPAYIQQAIALVNQSISPSTQTYYNRTLRQGQLSQRNTGLLFPLTIPAPITSLFGWRIHPISGDRRFHAGTDLGAPMGTPVLAAYKGKVGLSDFLGGYGLTVVLEHEVSKNKNAAKSPLDPLPHQTLYAHLSETFVKPGEKVEQGTVIGLVGSTGNSTGPHLHFETRYLTPDGWVASDPGFELEYALTQLVEVLKTARSQQETERS
- a CDS encoding biotin--[acetyl-CoA-carboxylase] ligase encodes the protein MNQQQLEAILTAVDREALQRYSIHLYKSVSSTNTILWQLLSQGAKPATVAIAQQQTAGRGQWGRQWTSGEGGLYLSYAIAPQIDAVRSYQLTMSSAWGIATALRDRGIPVTLKWPNDLILCGRKLGGILTETKICEGKITQAVIGVGINWANSVPKTGINLRSFVMHQTETAITSLEMLAAATILGITAGCEAGSEILPAYEQLLTSIGRTVTINGHSGIIIGVAVNGNLRVRLDQDSTEVLLPVGAIRLGYEETKETDF